Genomic window (Primulina eburnea isolate SZY01 chromosome 8, ASM2296580v1, whole genome shotgun sequence):
agaagaagaagaaaacccTTTATGGGCTTAATGTCATTTCATATCAATCTTTTCTTATTTAACAACTTTATGTTAGTGGTTAAAATAGGCGTTTGAGTTATAATAAGTTTTAAAAAACACCTTAATATAATGAATTAATATAAACAAAACATAGACTAAAATTTCACTCTGATTCTGATGATGGTGCCAGGATAAGAATAACATATGGGCAGCTAATATAGGTCCACTCACAACTGGTTCCACaaagctatatatatatatatatatatatatatacagttttGTTATCCTGCACACCCACCGTGCACACCTCCGTGAGCAcctatgaggtgtcactcacccattggatgcgcaatttttctatattccatcacatccaataggtgagtgacacctcataggTGCTCACGGAGGTGTGCACGGTGGGTGTGCAGGATAACaaaactgatatatatatatatatatatatatatatatatatatatatatatatatatatatatattaaactaatattttaatttctttgaaATTATTTTCTTGTTGGGAGTTGTAATTGTTGGTACCAAGAAAAAATATGTCGAGAATGAAGGACAACCACATTCTATATTTGTGTTGGAAgcaaaattgttgatttttcGGAATATAAAGAAATTAAGATAGGATCTACTCATGTAAACTACAGTTGGAGACCTTTTTGATGAATATGTtgaaatcctcttgatttttctaTGTTATATCTGAAGTGATTTCCTCTTAACTATCATTGTAATGCGGAGGAGTAGTTTTTTattagacaaaaatttgtgtgagacggtctcacgggtcgtatttgtgagacggatcttttattgggtcatccataaaaaaatattaatttttatgctaagaatattactttttattgtgaatatcgataaggttgaccatctcacggataaagattcgtaagaccgtctcacaagagacctactcattaaATAGCTTTTTTCCCGGACTCTTCTGTGAAAACTTAATATAATGTTGTGATATGAGAAAAATTCGTCGCCTAACTCAAAATCCTATTAAACAAGGTCAAAAATATCACACATAAATCGGAGTACTCAATCCATTGATTCTGTTTTCAAACAAATCAAttttacaataaatcaaaataacgaAGACATCATAATTTCTTAAAAACGAAAATTAATAAAAGTCAAACGAGCTAAATTGTTTAGAAAATATTAATACATGTATggaatgatattattttttccATAAATTATtcgtgaaaaataaaataaatatatttaaaattatcttATCATTTGATCTCAGAAAAATATATCCTTGTGATTGGATTTAATCTATGTGTGTATTTTTTCAGGGGAAAAAATTAAcgaatattggatcaattaaactGATATTTCCAAAGTCAGAAACCAAATTACAAAATAAGTCAAAGCCAATTTTCTGAACTAGATCGATTCGATCTATTATTTCTATCCAATCTTGTAAATGCTAAAGCTACCATTGCTTctgaattaaataaaagatCCACTTGAAACCATTAGATCCAACCATAAGTATGGGTTCAAAAATCATGCACCAATGCAAACTCCTCCAGTTTCCACAGCTTGTAACCCATGTTCGTAGGCGACAGACTCACAAGAAATTCGACAACAAACGGAGAGAGCCATTGGATAGAACAAGGTAGCGACACCACCTCCATGGACTCTGCACAAATTTCTACCTCCTAAATCATCATACATGCCCCCTAAGAGTTGCATTCGCCCTCGTACGATGCTTTGGATTGTATTATAACCCGAGCTCCAGAAGCAAGCCTGTTTCACAAAACGAGAAAGCAAAAATCTCAAGCTATATGAATAAAAAAAAGGTAGTTAACTAATAAGTTTGAGAGCAAGAACTAAAGATTGAGACGAGTTGGAACTTAACTTTCTTCGATTTTGATCACATTTTCCTCTCCATTTCTGCAGGATTCTGGTTTCATTGATTGTTTTTGTCCCATGAGAGGCTCGATGCTTCTCTTGCTCCCATCGTCGGATGTTCCAGATGTAATGCTTTTTGAAATTTCAGTTGCATCAGATGAGATTCTAGATACATCGGAAAGAGGAGATCTCGTAGATTCGTTTTTTGGCTTGGTAGTTAAAGAAGCCTTGATGGATCTTGGAATGCACTTTAATTGAAAGGAACTTGCTTCTTCCTTGTAATCAACAAGATCAATTTGTTGAATACTTCTGCTTGGCAAATGATTTTATTCATCTCAGAGAAGATACAAGTATTTAAGAAAACGTTGGTTTGAAAGGGTAATGGTAAAATCCTCGAAGCAAGAGATCATTTCACGTTTTTAATAAGTCTGCACAGCAATTTCATGACCCAATAATCTTTATAACATAGCGAACATCTATAAGTTTTGTGAGTATGGGGATTATTACTACCTAACATATCAATTCACTAAGCCATAAAGAGAGATATATATTGAGCACGACATTGTAAAACATTCAACTCATGGCATCGAGTAATCATGGGATCGcatgaaaaagaaaaagtttCTGAAGCCTCAGCCATGAGATTGCCCACCGGCAGGAGTTAGAATTAGTGCCGAAGTAAAAAGTCAAATTTTTAGACCATTTTATTTCGTGGAGGGTGGAAGATCCTTATGTTTTGTCATATACACCATAGGCAAATGTTAGGGACTATATTATTATGGACCCTAATATATTGGACATAGGCCCAAGAGTCTCAATGCCCATGGAAGAATCTAGATGTGTGAGAGAAGTAGAATAAAATGGGGAGTCGTAGCAAGTTAGAGGCATTCTGTTAATTTGTCCTTTCTGAGTATTTACTAGCTTGTGCTATGGGTAAGGAGAGTGAGTGTAGTTTTCTTGTAAAAGGATTCTAACCTTGGCTGAGATATTTCTTAGATTATATTTCATATTAAATAAATCCGTCTTCCTTTTCTATTAGTCAATATTTCTTAGATCCTAATAGAAAAAATATGTATGTACATGTAAAAGTGTAGGGTAGGGCAGGACCAATAGCACCTGCCTGCTACCTCACCCACCACCAGTTGGGTTGCCAACCGAATGTAAAGCTGAACAGAGAAGATAAACGGACCTGTCAGCTTTGTCTGATAAAGATCGTTGTTGGGTGGGTATTCCCTCCTTGTACATACTCATTTCAACAAAGCTGCCACTAAAGTATCCTTTATCTTCCAATTTCGTGCTCTTTATACGAGGATTCTCTGCAAGGCAATCAAGATCTCCCAACATTGATGAAGTTGAGAACAACGGGGAGGAAAATTTGGAATGTGAAAAACTTGGCTTGTAAGTTGGAATGAGGCCAAAGCTATGATCTTTCATTGCAAATGAACCGCAAGAAATTAATTGCATTATTATATTTGAAGCCCTGTGTCTCACATTGGATGGCATTCGAAATTCCTCCTCTTCAAGAATGCTAAAGCTGTTGATCTTCATAGCATCAGCTCTAATGAGAGCCTCTAAGGTATTTACCCTACCACTCAAGTTTACTCTACCGCTAGAATTTACCCTACCACTTGATGATGCACTGGATGTGGAAGGAGTTGGCAAAACAACATCTCTGCAAATTTCCTCAGTTCCTTTTGTAGGAACTATCTGTCTTTGATGAGTATCGTTGGGTTCAGTATCTAACGTCCCATCATCAGTTGAAACACCTCTTGTACAAGTATCTCGAACTCGACTAGCTCTGCTGGCATTCTCCTCTGTTTGGGTTGAAGCATCGGCAAGACCATCATTTGCGTAAATCTTGTACTCTGTTAGGCTCAAAGAACCATTCCAAGGCGAGTTTTTCCCGGTGCTAGACTCTGGAGACAAGGCAAACGAGCAAGGACGTTGAAGTGGGGGAGATATTTCATCATCTTGAGAATTCTTTGTAGCTCTCCCATTCAAGCTAGATGAAGAAGACGATTCCTCCTGACTTCTGACAGAAGGTGGTTCTGGTAATGCTTTTTGATTCTCTAATATGACAGCTCCAGCAGGACTAAAGCGGCCTATAAAACAATAGGGCTAACTCATATTTTGCataaagtgaatatatttctgCATCAATCCCCCTCTCAGGAGTATAAAAATGTATGAGATAAATATGGCATTATTCTTTTTGCAAATTCCAAACGTACAGTTTTATGGTGTTGCTTTCTCAAATTGTTTAGGACAAGAGCAATGCCTTGGCCAATCCCAATATACATAAACTTCATAACTACGTATCAACCACAGGTCTAACTTCTCCCACCACTTTACAATACACCAACAAAACAATGCCACAGAGCGTATGCAATTACACCGTGCTGTACTAAAAAGCTTGCACATTATGCTAGAACAAAAAATCCTGCATACCAGAATTGGATTCTTCAAAGAACTCTGAGCCCTTGAGAACATATTCATTCCCACGAGCAGGAAGGATTAGATCATCAGCACAAAGATCATGCCACACAAAACCATTCTTATAACTCCTGCATTCACAAATTTACACTAAAATCTTTTAGCACGCTCTCCTAAAGACAAATAAATGTGAATTCCAAGTCAAACGATAAAAAGTTCATTGGATCCATTTTACCTCTTGCAAGACCAAGAATACATTGAGGCAATGCCTCTGCCTCTCAACCAATTAAGCCTTTCGATCACATCTTCAAAACAAACACAGAATGCAAGCTATCAAGAATTTCAGTCACATCTCCAAATTAAAACacgaaattcaaaattcaaccaATTAAGCTCTCAGCCGCATTTTCGAAACTTACGCAGAAGTAGTGGAAATTCAAGAAAATCTCAGACATCGATTGCTTGAAATTAAACAAATATCCACAATCAAACTGCATTTTTTGATACCTCGCAAGTAAAGACCATCAGGGGAGGTAAGTGGAACTTCGATAAAATGCGGATGCTCGAGCTGTGAATTCCTGCATAGGTAGTAAACTACCGGAACTTTGGCCTTCTGCTGTGGATGCTGATGGTTGTAGC
Coding sequences:
- the LOC140839984 gene encoding protein SOSEKI 3-like, which encodes MEGRTSRQRQVSPERAILWSEKSPKYRYNHQHPQQKAKVPVVYYLCRNSQLEHPHFIEVPLTSPDGLYLRDVIERLNWLRGRGIASMYSWSCKRSYKNGFVWHDLCADDLILPARGNEYVLKGSEFFEESNSGRFSPAGAVILENQKALPEPPSVRSQEESSSSSSLNGRATKNSQDDEISPPLQRPCSFALSPESSTGKNSPWNGSLSLTEYKIYANDGLADASTQTEENASRASRVRDTCTRGVSTDDGTLDTEPNDTHQRQIVPTKGTEEICRDVVLPTPSTSSASSSGRVNSSGRVNLSGRVNTLEALIRADAMKINSFSILEEEEFRMPSNVRHRASNIIMQLISCGSFAMKDHSFGLIPTYKPSFSHSKFSSPLFSTSSMLGDLDCLAENPRIKSTKLEDKGYFSGSFVEMSMYKEGIPTQQRSLSDKADRSIQQIDLVDYKEEASSFQLKCIPRSIKASLTTKPKNESTRSPLSDVSRISSDATEISKSITSGTSDDGSKRSIEPLMGQKQSMKPESCRNGEENVIKIEERLASGARVIIQSKASYEGECNS